In the Arachis ipaensis cultivar K30076 chromosome B10, Araip1.1, whole genome shotgun sequence genome, one interval contains:
- the LOC107620343 gene encoding uncharacterized protein LOC107620343: MLGLIEIKKEAMSRFDVARLWGCDIVDWEFVESVGASGSLLLMWDNFLFTRLNCFKGDGWLCVEGFLTKNNFKCAFYLVYGAHVRSEKLIMWEELSYLVGLCQVPFCFMGDFNEILHLEERKGATSIPASAEDFKEWVQDLQLVDLPLTDRKFTWFRGQSCSRIDRILVSLEWLEEFTDTRFLKLVKDEWRKLGDDMFTNKLKALTVPLRRWHMDNFGDMDNRIKKFEEEIKKIDDKVSAGSYDGTM; encoded by the exons ATGCTAGGCTTGATTGAAATCAAGAAGGAGGCTATGTCTAGGTTTGATGTAGCACGTTTGTGGGGTTGTGATATAGTGGATTGGGAGTTTGTAGAGTCTGTTGGTGCATCGGGTAGTTTGTTGTTAATGTgggataattttttatttacaagATTGAATTGCTTTAAAGGGGATGGCTGGCTGTGCGTTGAGGGTTTTCTGACAAAAAATAATTTCAAGTGTGCTTTCTACTTGGTATATGGTGCACATGTTCGGAGTGAGAAACTGATAATGTGGGAGGAGTTAAGCTACTTGGTGGGTCTATGTCAGGTTCCGTTTTGCTTCATGGGAGACTTCAATGAGATACTACATTTGGAAGAAAGGAAAGGTGCTACTAGTATACCAGCATCTGCGGAGGATTTTAAGGAATGGGTACAAGATTTGCAGTTAGTCGATTTACCATTAACTGACCGGAAGTTCACATGGTTTCGAGGTCAATCTTGTAGCCGCATTGATAGGATTCTGGTCAGTTTGGAGTGGCTTGAGGAGTTCACAGACACTC GATTTCTGAAGTTGGTAAAGGATGAGTGGAGGAAACTGGGAGACGACATGTTTACAAACAAGCTGAAGGCGTTGACAGTACCACTCAGGAGATGGCATATGGATAATTTTGGGGATATGGATAACAGGATAAAGAAGTTTGAGGAGGAGATCAAGAAGATCGATGATAAGGTCAGTGCTGGTAGTTATGATGGAACAATGTAG